The Ipomoea triloba cultivar NCNSP0323 chromosome 4, ASM357664v1 DNA segment ATCATTCATAATGTGTTGTATGCTCGCATTAGGGATATAaattttgcaataattatatttatctatAGGTAAGCTTCAAGGTAATAGGCTTTATATATAAGAATCATATTTTACCCTTTCGTGATTATAATCAACTATTCCTACATCTAAGTGACTTTCTATCAAAAACTATGCTCTAACATAAATTCTACTtgttttcaatataagtatgcCAACTTTCTTAAACTTATGACCTTCTATTTAGATCAGTGATGCTATTAAACCACAAGTTACTTGTTACATTAATTCTGCCTAGTGCTACTAATCTGTTTGCTAAAGAAGTGATCCCATTCATGCTCTGCCACCGTCCCAAACGCATAATACTTCCAGCTATGTTCATCGTCAAAATCAAgactggaatccttgccttctctCATCTCTTTCCTCAGTTTCTTCACTCTGTCTATCACCGCTTCCACCGTCAAATCAAACGCATCCTTAATCCTCTTCAATCTCGTCCTAGGATCAGCATAAACTAATTTCGGAATTAGCTTGATTACCTCCTCTCTCATGGCAGAAACCCGGGAATTCGATATCCCAGATAATATATTCTCAATGCTAACGTTTTTCCCTCTTACATCCCCCTCCGGGATTAGCACCGAGTACTTGGCGAAATTCCTGGGCAGGTGCCAGAGATACTGCACGTAAGCGGACGCCGGAGTGAAGAACACGGGGATGCAGCCGGCGAGAATTGAGTCGAAAGTTGATCGGCGCGTGAATGAATCGCCGGGAGGTTGTAGGCAGAAAACGGAGCTCTGAAACATCCTCATCACGTAAACCGGATTGTCGCATTTCCGACGCTCGGGTTTGCATTCCGACAGCCGGCATTTGGTTCTCGATTTGAGACATTGTCGGATGATTTGACCTCGGATTGAGTCGTCGAGGTTGGGACGCGGCGCGCCGGCGAACGAGAATAGCGTCCGGCGCCGCTGTTTCCTCATGCGGCTCTGCCACTGCAGAATTTGGTCGTCGGTGGAGGGGTGGAAATACGACGGGTACGGGATTGCGAAATCGTTTTTGTCCCGCGGACTTGACTCGATCGTTAACACCGTCATGTTCCGGCACTCCGGCAACAACATCAGTTTGTTCCCCCAAGAAGAATCGCCGTCGTCTAACCGCCGGAAATCCCACGTTATTCGCCCGGCAACCATGAAGTGATCTCTCCCGCCCATGAAACCCCACTCCGGCTTTTCCCTGAGCCATTTCACTAACCCCAGGGCCCCGGAATCCCGGACGGAGGCGTTGAAATCGCCCCATAAATGTCGTACAACGTCGAAACCCGCATAGTACGGCACAAAAACGGCGGCGGCCCGCGACGAATCGTTGGTTAAACACTCGTATTGTTTCATCCGGGAATGGAATATGGGTTCCAGCGAGAATTGGTTCGTGGAAAACCACCCTCTGCTCTGCAAAAACCGGCGATTTCCAATATCAGGACCCAAACCCATATTCACCAAATAATCACACATATCCACCCATTTATTCAACAATTTGCATTCTTTCATCAAATCCTCGTTGAATCTTCCCGGCAAATCGTGCATATAAATATACCTCCCCGCGCAGGCATCATCTTTCTGTTTCAATTTCAACTCCTTCCCCGCGTCTTCAAAACCGCCATTTTTAACCACCGTTCCTGCGCGGATTCTAACGGGATCTGCAAGAAACGCTTCCATGAAAATCGCCGCTTGTTTTGCCGGGGACGCGATTCCGGGGAAAGAGAACCAATTGAAGCCGTAAAACAATGGGTGCCAGAAGACGAACAGAGCAAGAAATACAATCCAAAACTTGTTGCGACACCTTGCCGCAATGGAGTTCTCCATCTTATTTTTCCTCCGATTGAATTGTTTCCTGTGCATCATCTATCACAAGATGTCTGCAGGGGaacttaattggtaaaaaacaACCCCGTAATCATGTGAAACctgtatttttatttgaaaacagGAAAGTCAAGAAACAATGGTTTTGTGAAGACAATGCAGAAAATCTTGAAGGTCAACGCCGCAGAGAGATCGGAAGGGGACTATGGGAGACAAAAAAggagtttgggaagaaaaaaggagttctttttcttccttttttaaaCGTTTTTTCCTTCATCATAATAGTGGTAACTTTCTAAATTTCTTTAATAATATTCATCttgtaataatatttatacCATATTTTTAACATTTAAGGCTTACATACCAACTATATAAAGCCATGTTTAACAAGTATGTTAGATAGgtttaaaattaattcttttgacCTAACAAAATCTTAAGATTACTAATTCTTAAGATTAAACCTGATGGGAaatatttttaagtatattttCTCTTACATACCATACACACGAGCTCGGTATATGGTCAGGTCGCCAGAATGAACCCTTCTTGACCTGTACCGACCATTTAGCTTGTCATTTGATCATTCTCGACCTAATAGTGATAACCAGGCTAAATAGAGATTGTAATGGTGTTTTACTGCGTAGGGATCGGCCCTGACCAACTTAGGTCGGGACGATCTTCCCGAGCAAGCTCACTTAGATGTAGGAACCTGGACGTTCACGGGGCAGTTAGGAATCTTATAACACGTGGTCGACGATGCAATGTTCTTGTGCTTACCCACTGCATGCATGACACACGTCAGTCATGCCATGTGTCTCCTCACCTGCCCTATAAATACAACATTTATGGTGAGAGAGGGGCTTTTAGGCATCTTCACCTACCATACATAAGTTCAGGATCATCTGACTATAATTCTGTCCCCCGAGCTCACAaacttaaaccaacaagcaaACTAAAGAAGAATCCTTTCGTGATTCGACTTCAATACTTGTTCGTATTCGTGAAAGTTACCGTATTTACCACATCAAAACCAATACTATTAAGATAAAAG contains these protein-coding regions:
- the LOC116016174 gene encoding probable xyloglucan galactosyltransferase GT11, with product MMHRKQFNRRKNKMENSIAARCRNKFWIVFLALFVFWHPLFYGFNWFSFPGIASPAKQAAIFMEAFLADPVRIRAGTVVKNGGFEDAGKELKLKQKDDACAGRYIYMHDLPGRFNEDLMKECKLLNKWVDMCDYLVNMGLGPDIGNRRFLQSRGWFSTNQFSLEPIFHSRMKQYECLTNDSSRAAAVFVPYYAGFDVVRHLWGDFNASVRDSGALGLVKWLREKPEWGFMGGRDHFMVAGRITWDFRRLDDGDSSWGNKLMLLPECRNMTVLTIESSPRDKNDFAIPYPSYFHPSTDDQILQWQSRMRKQRRRTLFSFAGAPRPNLDDSIRGQIIRQCLKSRTKCRLSECKPERRKCDNPVYVMRMFQSSVFCLQPPGDSFTRRSTFDSILAGCIPVFFTPASAYVQYLWHLPRNFAKYSVLIPEGDVRGKNVSIENILSGISNSRVSAMREEVIKLIPKLVYADPRTRLKRIKDAFDLTVEAVIDRVKKLRKEMREGKDSSLDFDDEHSWKYYAFGTVAEHEWDHFFSKQISSTRQN